TAATTATCTCCACTATCTGGTAAAACCTCTCCGACAAGATATAAACTATCTTTGTTTCTAATACTACCTAGGACTCTGTCCCAATAATTACCTTGCCAAGGCTTTCCTGCATCTTCATACTTATTGGTTTCTATATGTTTTGCTGCGTCAAATCTAAAGCCCCCTGCCCCGGCGTCAATACATTCATTTAAAAAAGCTATATGCATATCCTGAACGTCTTGCCTTTGGGTTGCTAAATCTGGCAGCCCCCCAAGGTTTTGTTGTGTCACCTGTTCCCTATCTTTATAGTTACCAATAGCACCTCGGTTATGATAAAGTTCATGGCGCTTTAACTCAGCTGCTACAGCATCTGACCATTGTCCCGGGCTATTACCTTCAGCCACATGGTTTAAGACAACATCTACAATAATATCAATGCCATATTTTTTTGCTTCATTACATAAATCTTTAAAATCGTTATAACTGCCTAATTGAGCATTCCCGATGTGAAAATTCGTAGGTTGATATAAAAGCCACCATTGTCCTGTACCTTTTGTGCCTTGAACCGGGGATACCTGAATAGAGTTATATCCCGCCTGTGCAATTTCTGGCAGCATATTTTTTATATCTTTAAATCTCCACATATAAGCATGTAACATAACCCCATCTTCAGTTTTTAAGGGTAAATTATACTGTCCAGCTGCATAGGCTATAGGAGCATCATTAAATCCATAATCTATGGCTGGCAGAGTAAAGAAAATGCTAAAAGCAATTAAAGTATATGCAATAAATCTTTTTAAAACTTTGTTTTTCATTCTTTTTGCTCCTTATAAGTTTCCTATTTAAAATCCTTATTACTTCCAAGCACGCTTCTAAAAAACCCTTGTATAAAATCCGCCCTCCTTTATTAAAATCTCATATTTTGCATTGGAAGATAAATAAGAAGTTTATTTTAATTATAAGTTGTGATAAAAGGAATTGAGTGTAGGATTTCACGTGTTTTGTGAAATCGCTTGCATTAAGAATATCATATTACAGAATTTATTTCAATATTTTTTAGATATTTTTACTATATTATTTGGACCTCTTATTATATATTTGTTTATATTTTGAAACATAGCTAGTTAATTAAACATATTTTAGAAATTCCTTACTATTCTTTTCTTTTTTTAGTAAAACGATTGCACAAAATCAATAAAAAACGCCTGCACAGCAGGCATCTTTTATTCTAATGCATATCTTATATCTCCGATTAAATCTTCTACATCCTCTATCCCTATGGATAATCTAATCGTATCGGGAGTTACCCCCGCCCTTTGCTGATCTTCTTTCGATAATTGTTGATGGGTGGTACTAGCTGGGTGAATCACTAAGGACTTTGCATCTGCTACATTTGCTAAGTTTGAAAATAACTCTAATTTATTGATAAATTCTTTGGCCTTTTTCTCCCCCCCTCTGATTCCAAAGGTAAAGATAGAACCCGCTCCTTTCGGTAAATACTTTCTAGCCAACTCATAATATTTGTTCTCTGGTAGTCCAGGATAATTTACCCAAGAAACATTTGGGTGGTTTTGTAAGAATTCAGCTACTTTTTTAGCATTAGCTACATGGGTCCTTACCCGTAGGGACAGGGTTTCAAGACCTTGTAGAAACAAAAAGGAATTAAAAGGACTAAGGGCTGCTCCAGTATCTCTTAGGAGAGTCGCTCTTGCTTTGACTATATAAGCAAGATTTCCAAGTGCCCTTGTGTATTGAATGTTATGGTAACTTCTATCAGGTTTGGTGAAATCGGAAAATTTACCACTGCTTTCCCAATCAAAGTTTCCTGAGTCTACTATGACTCCTCCTATGGATGTTCCATGACCTCCAATAAATTTTGTTGCAGAATGAACAACAATGTCCGCACCATATTCAATGGGCCTAAGCAGATACGGAGTGGCAAAAGTGTTATCAACAATAAGGGGAATTTTATTTTCATGGGCAATTTTTGCTATAGCTTCTATATCTATAATGTTTATCCCTGGGTTTCCAATAGACTCTATAAAAATTACCCTTGTTTTTTCATTGATTGCCGCCCTAAAGTTTTCCGGGTTATCTGGGTCTACAAAGTGGGTATGAATGCCAAAGCGTGGGAGGGTATTGGAAAATAGATTATAAGTTCCCCCATATAATGTGGATGCTGCAACAATTTCATTTCCTGATCCCAAAATATTAGTTATAGCATAGGTTATAGCCGCCGAACCAGATGCTACAGCTAAAGCCCCTACTCCTCCTTCTAACTGTGCCATCCTTTTTTCAAACACATCCGTTGTAGGATTCATAATTCTTGTATAAATATTTCCTGTTTCCTTAAGGGCAAATAGATTTTCTGCATGATCCGTGTCATTAAAAACATAGGAAGTTGTTTGGTAAATGGGAACAGCCCTTGAGCCTGTTGTTTTATCTACTTCCTGTCCTCCATGAACCTGTATTGTGTCGAATTGATACTTCTTCTTACTCATGATACATTCTCCTTTCAATGGTGACTATGTATAAAAAACTCCCCTAGGAAGATAATAGGAGAGTTATATTTCTTCTCCCTTATCTTTCAGCATAAAACATGCTGCAGGATTTAGCACCTCGTTTATTCAGGTTGCCGGGTTTCATCGGGCCAGTCCCTCCACCACTCTTGATAAGAGTTTTTTATTCATAGTATTTTTATATGAATTATAAGAATTAAAGTTTCATTTGTCAATACCCTTTTGGATTATTTTTAAATTTTAATTTTCATAATAAATTCTCTAATTTTTTCTCCGTCTTTTTTACCATCTGTTTCTACCCCTGAGCTTACATCTACAACTTGGGGTTGTACTTCATCCATAGCGGCTCTTATGTTTTTGCTGTTTAATCCCCCCGCCAGGATTATAAAATGGTTTTTTGATACGCCTTTTATCAAATCCCACGAAAAGGTTTTTCCAGAGCCTCCGCTGCTGCTATCAAATACAAACCCATCTACAGCCTTATAGTCTTCTAATAAAGTAGGTTCTAGCTTTTCTTTGATTGAAAATGCTTTCCATACTGGGACTATGGATTTTGAGCACTCCTTTGGCCTTTCACTTCCGTGAAGCTGTACTATATCTAAATTACAATATTTTATCAATTGGTTCACCTCTTCTATGGGAGTATCTACAAATACTCCCACAGCTTTTATATCATGTCTTAAAAGAACTTTCATTTCTTTTGCAATATCTGGGGATATCCTTCTTTTACTTTTTGCAAATACAAGGCCTATATAATTTACATCATATTTATTTATCATTTTTATCTGTTGTGGACTTTTAAGTCCGCAAATTTTTATTTTAGGTATTGTAAGCATCCCTAAACTCCTTTGTTTTTTTATCGATATCTTCTGACTTCATAAAGCTTTCCCCTACTAAAACTCCATTGATATTGGCTTTTTTGAGTTTAATTATGTCTTCTTTGTATAAAATGCCACTTTCGCTTATTATTAGCTTATCTTTAGGTATTTTCCTACTTAGGTTTATGGTAGTGTTTATATCTACTTTAAAGTCTTTTAGATTTCTATTGTTAATTCCTATTATAACTCCATTGGTATTAAGGACCCTTTCTAGTTCCAGTTCATCATGAACTTCTATCAAAGCATCCATATAAAGAGAATGAGTAAGATTTATATACTCTTTAAGTTTACTATCATCTAATATAGAAGCTATGAGTAGTACGGCACTAGCCCCTAAAACCCTTGCCTCGTAGATTTGAATGGGGTCTATTATAAAATCCTTTCTAAGCAAAGGTAGATTTGTTTTTTCATGGATTTCCTTGAGATAGCTAGAAGAACCTAAAAAGAATTCTTCTTCTGTTAAAACAGAAATAGCATCCACACAGGTTTCATATTGTTTTGCTATTTCTATGGGGTTAAAGTTTTCCTTAATAATACCTTTGGAAGGAGAGGCCTTTTTAACCTCTCCTATAATAGACAGATTTGGTTTTGCCATAGCCTTATAAAAAGATGGTGGGGCTTTTTTAAGTTTTGCTTTTTCTTCTAAAAAAGAAATAGTCACGCTTTTTTTGAATTTTTCTACCCTTTCTTTTTTCCTTTTTACTATTTTATCTAATATCATAACAATCTCCTTGTATATTCTCTAAATTCATTTAGCTTTCTAAGAACATATCCTTCTTCTATAAGTTCCTTGGCTAAGTCTATTCCTTCTTCGATGTTTTTTGCCTTTTTTCCTACGTAGAGAGCAGCTCCTGCATTTAAAAGAACGATGTCTCTTTTGGGCCCTTCTCTCCCTTCTAAAATTTCCCTTATTATTTCTGCATTTTCTAAGGAATCCCCCCCACTAATCTCTTCTTTTTTACAAATTTTTATTCCATATGCCTCGGGGGATATATAGTAAGTTTTTATTTCCTTGTTTTTAAGTTCTGTTACTTTAGTTTTATCCATTATAGTAATTTCATCAAGACCATCCATTCCATGAACCACCATAGCGTGGTCTACCCCTAGATTAAGAAGAGCCTGTGCCATGGGTTCCGTTAAATTTTCATCAAATACCCCTAATACTTGTGATTTGGCATTAGCTGGATTTGTAAGGGGGCCTAGGATATTAAATATGGTTCTAAAACCTAATTCTTTTCTTGGAGCTATGGCATATTTCATTGCTTTATGGAAAGTTGGAGCAAATAAAAAACCTATATTATGAGCTCTAATACATTCTTCTACCTGACTTGGAGTAAGGGCAATATTTACCCCTAGGGCCTCTAAGACATCAGCGCTACCACTTTTACTAGATACGGAACGGTTGCCATGCTTAACCACATATATTCCTGCTGCCGCTGCTATAAAAGCTACAGCTGTAGATATATTAAAAGTTCCTGCACAGTCCCCTCCAGTTCCACAAGTATCTAGGGTATAGTAATTATCTAATTTAATTCTCTCAGCTTTGTTTCTCATCACTATGGCACCACCAGTAATTTCATCTGGGGTCTCTCCCTTCATCTTAAGGGCTGTTAGAAAACTTCCAATTAAAATGGGGGATACTTCTCCTCCCATAATACTTTCCATGGCATTAATCATTTCTGATTCTGTTAAATGTTTTCCTTCTAAAACCCTTTCAACTGCATCTTTTAACATATAAGACTCTCCTTTCTTAAGAAATTTTCTACTATTTTAATTCCATCGGGGGTATATATGGATTCTGGGTGAAATTGCAATCCCACTAGGTGATATTCCCTATGTGAAATTGCCATCACTTCTCTATCCTCCGAAACTGCCCCTATTTCAAAATAATCCGGAATAGTATCTGTTCTAATTGCTAGAGAATGATATCTTACAACCTTCATGGGGTTTTTTATCCCTTCAAAAATCCCTCTTCCTTTATGCATTATGATGGATGTCTTCCCATGAAAAAAGTCCCTTGCATAATCAATTTTAGCCCCGAAAGCTGCTCCTATACACTGATGCCCAAGCCCTATACCAAGAATAGGGGTTTCCTTGTAAAGATTCCTTATTACCTCTAGGCATATACCTGCTTGTTTTGGAGTCTTAGGTCCTGAAGATATCACAATATGATTAGGATTTAACTTTTTGATTTCTTCTATGGATATTTCATCATTTCTGACCACTTTTATGTTTTTTTCATACCTACCTAAATATTGGTATAAGTTATATGTGAAAGAATCATAGTTATCGATTAATAAAATCATAACATCCTCCTATCTTATAGCCTTAAATAAGGCTTTAACTTTGTTTTCACTTTCCTCATTTTCTTTTTCTGGATCTGAATCTACTACAATACCAGCTCCTGCCTGCATATATACTTTTCCATCCTTTATAACCATGGTACGGATTGCAATACACATATCCATATCTCCATCAAATCCAAAATACCCAATGGCACCCCCATAAAGTCCCCTTTTTTCTTCTTCCAACTCATCAATAATTTCCATAGCTCGAACCTTTGGGGCCCCTGATAGAGTTCCTGCGGGGAGAAATGAGTGAAGTATGGAAAATACATCCTTGTCTTCTTTTTTCTTTCCTTCTACTTGGGATACCAGGTGCATAACATGGGAATAATAATGAACATTCATAAACTCTGTGATCTTTACGGAGTCAATACGGGCTATCCTTCCCATATCATTTCTAGCCAAATCCACCAACAT
This genomic window from Candidatus Epulonipiscium sp. contains:
- a CDS encoding O-acetylhomoserine aminocarboxypropyltransferase/cysteine synthase, whose amino-acid sequence is MSKKKYQFDTIQVHGGQEVDKTTGSRAVPIYQTTSYVFNDTDHAENLFALKETGNIYTRIMNPTTDVFEKRMAQLEGGVGALAVASGSAAITYAITNILGSGNEIVAASTLYGGTYNLFSNTLPRFGIHTHFVDPDNPENFRAAINEKTRVIFIESIGNPGINIIDIEAIAKIAHENKIPLIVDNTFATPYLLRPIEYGADIVVHSATKFIGGHGTSIGGVIVDSGNFDWESSGKFSDFTKPDRSYHNIQYTRALGNLAYIVKARATLLRDTGAALSPFNSFLFLQGLETLSLRVRTHVANAKKVAEFLQNHPNVSWVNYPGLPENKYYELARKYLPKGAGSIFTFGIRGGEKKAKEFINKLELFSNLANVADAKSLVIHPASTTHQQLSKEDQQRAGVTPDTIRLSIGIEDVEDLIGDIRYALE
- a CDS encoding phosphoribosylanthranilate isomerase; protein product: MLTIPKIKICGLKSPQQIKMINKYDVNYIGLVFAKSKRRISPDIAKEMKVLLRHDIKAVGVFVDTPIEEVNQLIKYCNLDIVQLHGSERPKECSKSIVPVWKAFSIKEKLEPTLLEDYKAVDGFVFDSSSGGSGKTFSWDLIKGVSKNHFIILAGGLNSKNIRAAMDEVQPQVVDVSSGVETDGKKDGEKIREFIMKIKI
- the trpC gene encoding indole-3-glycerol phosphate synthase TrpC codes for the protein MILDKIVKRKKERVEKFKKSVTISFLEEKAKLKKAPPSFYKAMAKPNLSIIGEVKKASPSKGIIKENFNPIEIAKQYETCVDAISVLTEEEFFLGSSSYLKEIHEKTNLPLLRKDFIIDPIQIYEARVLGASAVLLIASILDDSKLKEYINLTHSLYMDALIEVHDELELERVLNTNGVIIGINNRNLKDFKVDINTTINLSRKIPKDKLIISESGILYKEDIIKLKKANINGVLVGESFMKSEDIDKKTKEFRDAYNT
- the trpD gene encoding anthranilate phosphoribosyltransferase — encoded protein: MLKDAVERVLEGKHLTESEMINAMESIMGGEVSPILIGSFLTALKMKGETPDEITGGAIVMRNKAERIKLDNYYTLDTCGTGGDCAGTFNISTAVAFIAAAAGIYVVKHGNRSVSSKSGSADVLEALGVNIALTPSQVEECIRAHNIGFLFAPTFHKAMKYAIAPRKELGFRTIFNILGPLTNPANAKSQVLGVFDENLTEPMAQALLNLGVDHAMVVHGMDGLDEITIMDKTKVTELKNKEIKTYYISPEAYGIKICKKEEISGGDSLENAEIIREILEGREGPKRDIVLLNAGAALYVGKKAKNIEEGIDLAKELIEEGYVLRKLNEFREYTRRLL
- a CDS encoding aminodeoxychorismate/anthranilate synthase component II, yielding MILLIDNYDSFTYNLYQYLGRYEKNIKVVRNDEISIEEIKKLNPNHIVISSGPKTPKQAGICLEVIRNLYKETPILGIGLGHQCIGAAFGAKIDYARDFFHGKTSIIMHKGRGIFEGIKNPMKVVRYHSLAIRTDTIPDYFEIGAVSEDREVMAISHREYHLVGLQFHPESIYTPDGIKIVENFLRKESLIC